A region from the Triticum aestivum cultivar Chinese Spring chromosome 3D, IWGSC CS RefSeq v2.1, whole genome shotgun sequence genome encodes:
- the LOC123080209 gene encoding endoribonuclease Dicer homolog 3a isoform X3 codes for MAEAESAPGRGGAGEDAMDAAGPAPAEAVPVPDVNMNPLKRPSESCAQGDEADGQKRQKTESQVFTPRRYQLDVFEVAKARNTIAMLDTGAGKTMIAVMLMKEFGKKIDKSNNNGKIIFLAPTVQLVTQQCEVIKTHTDFEVELYCGASGVDHWTPQRWKEKVSKSQVMVMIPDVLLSALGKAFLSLDMVSLMIFDECHRATGKHPYSRIMKDYYHQSDHKPKVFGMTASPVIRKGVSSNLDCEVQFTELEKLLNAKIYAVADRAEIELCAPSAKEVDRYYDPKTVCFKDLSEELGFLHSEYDALITTLQNKPNYQNKESDEIAKESQRRLSNSSAKILYCIDDIGLLCASEVTKIYIERGQRTGWLKKASDATNIQSVANSSFLLAEISALHLKFFEDMSRIIDKHLQQGSDVLLNSESGCVEAIKTGYISPKLYELIQIFRSFSSNCDHVRCLIFVDRKITARAMERTMKKIGHLSHFTFSSLTGGSSSVDALTPKMQKDTLDSFRSGKVNLLFTTDVAEEGIDVTDCSCVIRFDLPKTTRSYMQSRGRARQKDSQYILMIERENVKQNNLISAILRSEKSMIETALNRDSEDLLPGFFPVEEKNEYLVGTTGAKVTAGSSISVIVQYCDKLLGDKYDTTKPLFEFTNHGDGFVCTLMLPSSDMLPPLVGPKARNKKKAKQLVCLDACKQLHQLGVLTDSLCLSVEEPPLESVNKTDVLTSLAGVGTTKRKELHGTTRVCGLSGTWASERTAVKLQGYRMKFLCDQVGQKYSNFVLLIDKTIAHEAANLDIDLFLHDKMVKASVSPCGLFELDVQQLEQAKLFQALLFNGLFGKLFTGSKSSGVPREFILSKDDTFIWNNPNMYLILPMDPTVESHDISCINWRVIDEAATAVKLLRKIYSEEKMNILGILDFDQNDEDLIHLANTSSDEKGTEFHTFAEYFEKKYDIVLRHPSQPLLVLKPSHRPHNILSSKLRDEGNGEKKKGDTSDITKANNRVHMPPELLIPLNFSDDILRTFYLFPSLMHRIETLMLASQLKSEISYDDSNVSSFLILEAITTLRCSEDFSMERLELLGDSVLKYVVSCHLFLKFPNMDEGQLTSSRVDIISNAALYGFGIEHKIQGYIRDAAFDPRRWLAPGQLSIHPVPCNCRVNSEVVTEDINVKVGQLCDKGHRWMCSKTISDCVEAIIGAYYVEGGLRAAMAVLKWLGINVEVEEELIGQFLSASVQTYLPKNDVIEKVEAKLGYVFLMKGLLLEALTHPSLQESAEGYSYERLEFLGDAVLDILLTRHLFYSHKDTDEGELTDLRSASVNNENFAQLAVKHKLYQFLQHSSGKLPENITEYVDSLENPSMDKVNLLSDAALRGPKVLGDVVESIAGAILIDRKLDLEVVWGIFKPLLSPIVTPEKLELPPFRELLEWCNKSGYFLGIKCTDGIKRTDGDKIEATLDVQLKETLLVRQGCGKSKKDAKAHAASMLLKDLEVEGLIVPKNASNTQQFQDHRNIFDAMDIQLSTPTRGKRSAGSKIAASLDKPVDWPVRMSKGGPRAGLYEFCKKLQWPAPNFDCAKVEQSVPTPQGQGFTFASTIKLHIPNSDVISLTGDCFADKKSAMDSAALLMLYELQQRGRLQVQEIHVS; via the exons ATGGCGGAGGCGGAATCGGCGCCCGGACGCGGAGGGGCGGGCGAGGACGCGATGGACGCCGCCGGTCCCGCGCCGGCGGAGGCCGTCCCCGTCCCCGACG TTAACATGAACCCTCTCAAGAGGCCATCGGAGTCGTGTGCTCAAGGAGACGAAGCAGACGGGCAGAAGCGGCAGAAGACAGAGTCTCAAGTTTTCACACCCAGAAG ATACCAGCTCGATGTCTTTGAGGTTGCCAAGGCGCGAAACACGATTGCAATGCTTGACACAGGAGCCGGGAAGACGATGATTGCCGTGATGCTCATGAAAGAGTTTGGGAAAAAGATCGACAAATCAAATAACAATGGGAAGATCATATTCCTTGCACCAACAGTTCAGCTCGTCACTCAG CAATGCGAGGTGATTAAAACCCACACAGATTTTGAGGTGGAACTGTATTGCGGTGCCTCGGGGGTTGATCACTGGACGCCTCAGAGATGGAAAGAAAAAGTATCGAAATCTCAG GTCATGGTGATGATACCAGATGTGTTGCTAAGTGCTTTAGGCAAAGCTTTCTTGAGCTTGGACATGGTTAGTCTTATGATATTTGATGAGTGCCATCGTGCAACTGGCAAACACCCTTATTCGAGAATAATGAAG GACTACTATCACCAATCTGACCACAAGCCAAAGGTGTTTGGTATGACGGCCTCGCCTGTTATAAGAAAAG GTGTCTCTTCTAATCTGGATTGTGAAGTTCAGTTCACTGAACTGGAAAAGCTTCTAAATGCTAAG ATCTACGCTGTGGCTGATAGAGCAGAGATAGAGCTTTGCGCTCCTTCTGCAAAAGAAGTGGACAGATACTATGACCCAAAAACTGTTTGTTTCAAGGATTTGAGTGAAGAGTTGGGATTTTTGCATTCCGAG TACGATGCATTAATAACTACATTGCAGAATAAGCCTAACTACCAGAATAAAGAATCCGATGAAATAGCTAAAGAATCACAGAGGCGTCTATCCAATTCTTCAGCCAAAATCCTGTATTGCATCGATGATATTGGTCTTCTTTGTGCTAGTGAG GTCACCAAAATCTACATTGAAAGGGGACAGAGAACAGGTTGGCTGAAGAAAGCTTCTGATGCCACAAATATTCAAAGTGTTGCAAATAGCTCGTTCCTGCTTGCAGAAATTTCAGCGCTTCATCTGAAGTTCTTTGAGGATATGTCACGTATAATTGACAAGCATCTCCAGCAAG GTAGCGATGTGCTTCTAAATTCTGAGAGTGGATGTGTGGAAGCAATTAAGACGGGTTATATTTCACCAAAGCTTTATGAACTCATCCAAATCTTCCGCTCTTTCAG CAGTAACTGTGATCATGTCCGATGCCTCATTTTTGTGGATCGAAAGATCACTGCTAGAGCCATGGAACGGACAATGAAGAAAATTGGACACCTCTCACATTTTACATTTTCTTCTCTTACTGGAGGGAGTTCTTCAGTGGACGCTCTGACCCCTAAAATGCAGAAGGACACACTGGATTCATTTCGCTCCGGAAAG GTGAACTTACTATTTACTACGGATGTCGCGGAAGAGGGTATTGATGTCACAGACTGCTCGTGTGTAATAAGATTTGATTTGCCAAAGACTACCCGTAGTTATATGCAGTCACGTGGACGAGCACGGCAGAAGGACTCTCAGTACATACTAATGATTGAAAG GGAAAATGTTAAACAAAATAATTTGATATCTGCCATTTTGAGAAGCGAGAAGTCAATGATTGAGACTGCTTTGAACAGAGATTCCGAGGATCTACTCCCTGGTTTCTTCCCTGttgaagaaaaaaatgaatacCTTGTTGGCACAACCGGAGCAAAAGTAACTGCTGGTTCTAGCATTAGTGTTATCGTCCAATACTGTGACAAGCTTCTGGGGGACAA GTACGACACCACAAAACCTTTGTTTGAGTTCACCAACCATGGTGATGGTTTTGTGTGTACGTTAATGCTACCATCTAGTGACATGTTGCCACCTTTGGTGGGTCCAAAAGCAAGAAACAAGAAGAAAGCAAAACAGCTTGTTTGTCTTGATGCATGTAAGCAGCTGCATCAGCTAGGAGTACTTACTGACTCTCTTTGTCTATCTGTTGAAGAGCCACCACTGGAATCTGTGAACAAAACTGACGTTCTCACATCTTTGGCTGGTGTAG GTACAACCAAACGAAAAGAGCTACATGGTACAACTAGAGTATGTGGGTTGTCTGGTACCTGGGCATCAGAGAGAACTGCTGTTAAGCTTCAAGGCTACAGGATGAAATTTCTTTGTGACCAAGTTGGTCAGAAATACTCTAATTTTGTTCTGTTAATTGATAAAACTATAGCACATGAAGCTGCTAATTTGGACATTGATCTGTTTCTACATGACAAGATGGTGAAAGCTTCAGTATCTCCTTGTGGCCTTTTTGAGTTGGATGTTCAACAG CTGGAGCAAGCAAAGCTATTTCAAGCACTTCTGTTCAATGGTTTGTTCGGAAAGTTGTTCACTGGATCAAAATCATCCGGCGTTCCACGGGAGTTTATTCTCAGTAAAGATGACACGTTTATCTGGAATAATCCAAATATGTATTTGATTTTACCTATGGATCCTACTGTGGAGTCCCATGACATTTCATGCATCAACTGGAGAGTGATTGATGAAGCCGCTACAGCTGTTAAACTTTTGAGGAAGATttattctgaagaaaaaatgaaCATACTGGGAATTCTTGATTTCGACCAAAATGATGAAGATCTAATTCATTTGGCCAACACATCAT CAGATGAGAAAGGAACAGAATTCCATACCTTTGCAGAATACTTTGAAAAGAA GTATGACATAGTTCTTCGTCATCCCTCACAGCCATTACTAGTGCTGAAACCAAGTCATAGGCCTCACAACATCCTTTCCTCGAAGCTCAGAGATGAAG GTAACGGTGAGAAGAAAAAGGGTGACACATCAGATATAACTAAGGCAAACAACCGTGTTCACATGCCCCCAGAGTTGCTGATTCCCCTTAATTTTTCTGATGACATTTTAAGAACATTTTATTTGTTCCCATCTTTGATGCATCGTATAGAGACATTAATGCTAGCCAGTCAACTAAAGAGTGAAATTTCATATGACGATTCTAATGTATCAAGCTTTCTG ATTCTAGAAGCTATCACAACTCTTCGATGCTCTGAAGACTTCTCAATGGAGCGTCTGGAATTATTGGGAGATTCTGTGTTGAAGTATGTCGTTAGTTGTCACCTTTTCCTAAAATTTCCTAACATGGATGAGGGCCAGTTAACATCCAGTAGGGTTGATATAATATCTAATGCTGCACTTTATGGGTTTGGAATTGAACACAAAATACAG GGTTATATACGTGATGCTGCATTTGATCCTCGTCGATGGCTTGCACCAGGACAGCTCTCCATTCATCCTGTTCCTTGTAATTGCCGAGTAAATTCTGAGGTTGTCACTGAGGATATTAATGTGAAAGTAGGCCAGCTGTGTGATAAGGGACACAGATGGATGTGTTCCAAAACAATTTCTGATTGCGTCGAAGCTATAATCGGTGCGTATTATGTAGAAGGTGGCTTAAGAGCAGCAATGGCTGTTCTCAAATGGTTGGGAATTAATGTTGAAGTTGAGGAAGAATTGATTGGTCAGTTCTTGAGTGCATCTGTGCAGACTTATCTTCCAAAAAATGATGTAATTGAAAAGGTTGAAGCAAAACTAGGCTATGTATTTTTGATGAAAGGTCTTCTGCTAGAAGCTCTTACCCACCCATCACTGCAGGAATCAGCAGAAGGATATTCCTACGAG CGTCTGGAGTTCCTTGGTGATGCTGTCTTGGATATTCTCTTAACACGACATCTTTTCTATAGTCATAAAGACACCGATGAGGGGGAGCTGACAGATTTACGGTCTGCATCAGTAAacaatgaaaattttgcacaactCGCAGTGAAGCATAAGTTATATCAGTTTCTCCAGCATTCTTCTGGGAAATTACCAGAAAATATTACTGAATATGTGGATAGTTTAGAGAACCCTTCCATGGACAAAGTCAACCTTTTATCAGATGCGGCATTAAGAGGGCCTAAG GTTCTGGGTGATGTTGTAGAAAGTATTGCGGGTGCAATTCTTATAGATAGAAAACTTGATTTGGAGGTAGTTTGGGGTATTTTCAAACCTCTTCTTTCCCCTATTGTTACACCTGAGAAGCTGGAGTTACCTCCCTTCAGAGAGCTTCTCGAATGGTGCAACAAAAGTGGGTACTTTCTAGGAATTAAGTGTACAGATGGAATTAAGCGTACAGATGGAGACAAAATAGAGGCTACTCTGGATGTGCAACTCAAGGAGACGCTCCTTGTCAGGCAAGGTTGTGGCAAGAGCAAAAAGGATGCTAAAGCACATGCAGCTTCCATGTTACTCAAGGACCTTGAG GTGGAAGGACTTATAGTACCAAAGAATGCAAGCAACACGCAACAGTTCCAGGATCATCGTAACATTTTTGATGCAATGGATATACAACTTTCAACACCAACCAGGGGAAAGAGATCAGCTGGATCAAAGATAGCCGCCAGTCTTGATAAACCAG TGGACTGGCCGGTGAGAATGAGCAAAGGAGGACCCCGTGCAGGACTGTATGAGTTCTGCAAAAAGTTGCAATGGCCAGCTCCTAATTTCGATTGTGCGAAGGTAGAACAAAG TGTGCCTACGCCTCAAGGTCAAGGGTTCACCTTCGCGTCAACCATAAAACTGCACATACCGAATAGTGATGTGATCAGCCTCACAGGGGATTGTTTTGCGGATAAGAAGAGCGCGATGGATTCCGCCGCACTGCTCATGCTCTATGAGCTTCAGCAGCGAGGGAGATTGCAAGTCCAGGAGATTCATGTTTCGTGA
- the LOC123080209 gene encoding endoribonuclease Dicer homolog 3a isoform X2, whose amino-acid sequence MAEAESAPGRGGAGEDAMDAAGPAPAEAVPVPDVNMNPLKRPSESCAQGDEADGQKRQKTESQVFTPRRYQLDVFEVAKARNTIAMLDTGAGKTMIAVMLMKEFGKKIDKSNNNGKIIFLAPTVQLVTQQCEVIKTHTDFEVELYCGASGVDHWTPQRWKEKVSKSQVMVMIPDVLLSALGKAFLSLDMVSLMIFDECHRATGKHPYSRIMKDYYHQSDHKPKVFGMTASPVIRKGVSSNLDCEVQFTELEKLLNAKIYAVADRAEIELCAPSAKEVDRYYDPKTVCFKDLSEELGFLHSEYDALITTLQNKPNYQNKESDEIAKESQRRLSNSSAKILYCIDDIGLLCASEVTKIYIERGQRTGWLKKASDATNIQSVANSSFLLAEISALHLKFFEDMSRIIDKHLQQGSDVLLNSESGCVEAIKTGYISPKLYELIQIFRSFSNCDHVRCLIFVDRKITARAMERTMKKIGHLSHFTFSSLTGGSSSVDALTPKMQKDTLDSFRSGKVNLLFTTDVAEEGIDVTDCSCVIRFDLPKTTRSYMQSRGRARQKDSQYILMIERENVKQNNLISAILRSEKSMIETALNRDSEDLLPGFFPVEEKNEYLVGTTGAKVTAGSSISVIVQYCDKLLGDKYDTTKPLFEFTNHGDGFVCTLMLPSSDMLPPLVGPKARNKKKAKQLVCLDACKQLHQLGVLTDSLCLSVEEPPLESVNKTDVLTSLAGVGTTKRKELHGTTRVCGLSGTWASERTAVKLQGYRMKFLCDQVGQKYSNFVLLIDKTIAHEAANLDIDLFLHDKMVKASVSPCGLFELDVQQLEQAKLFQALLFNGLFGKLFTGSKSSGVPREFILSKDDTFIWNNPNMYLILPMDPTVESHDISCINWRVIDEAATAVKLLRKIYSEEKMNILGILDFDQNDEDLIHLANTSCEAHFLRNVVVLAVHTGKIYTALHVADLSANSTFDGAADEKGTEFHTFAEYFEKKYDIVLRHPSQPLLVLKPSHRPHNILSSKLRDEGNGEKKKGDTSDITKANNRVHMPPELLIPLNFSDDILRTFYLFPSLMHRIETLMLASQLKSEISYDDSNVSSFLILEAITTLRCSEDFSMERLELLGDSVLKYVVSCHLFLKFPNMDEGQLTSSRVDIISNAALYGFGIEHKIQGYIRDAAFDPRRWLAPGQLSIHPVPCNCRVNSEVVTEDINVKVGQLCDKGHRWMCSKTISDCVEAIIGAYYVEGGLRAAMAVLKWLGINVEVEEELIGQFLSASVQTYLPKNDVIEKVEAKLGYVFLMKGLLLEALTHPSLQESAEGYSYERLEFLGDAVLDILLTRHLFYSHKDTDEGELTDLRSASVNNENFAQLAVKHKLYQFLQHSSGKLPENITEYVDSLENPSMDKVNLLSDAALRGPKVLGDVVESIAGAILIDRKLDLEVVWGIFKPLLSPIVTPEKLELPPFRELLEWCNKSGYFLGIKCTDGIKRTDGDKIEATLDVQLKETLLVRQGCGKSKKDAKAHAASMLLKDLEVEGLIVPKNASNTQQFQDHRNIFDAMDIQLSTPTRGKRSAGSKIAASLDKPVDWPVRMSKGGPRAGLYEFCKKLQWPAPNFDCAKVEQSVPTPQGQGFTFASTIKLHIPNSDVISLTGDCFADKKSAMDSAALLMLYELQQRGRLQVQEIHVS is encoded by the exons ATGGCGGAGGCGGAATCGGCGCCCGGACGCGGAGGGGCGGGCGAGGACGCGATGGACGCCGCCGGTCCCGCGCCGGCGGAGGCCGTCCCCGTCCCCGACG TTAACATGAACCCTCTCAAGAGGCCATCGGAGTCGTGTGCTCAAGGAGACGAAGCAGACGGGCAGAAGCGGCAGAAGACAGAGTCTCAAGTTTTCACACCCAGAAG ATACCAGCTCGATGTCTTTGAGGTTGCCAAGGCGCGAAACACGATTGCAATGCTTGACACAGGAGCCGGGAAGACGATGATTGCCGTGATGCTCATGAAAGAGTTTGGGAAAAAGATCGACAAATCAAATAACAATGGGAAGATCATATTCCTTGCACCAACAGTTCAGCTCGTCACTCAG CAATGCGAGGTGATTAAAACCCACACAGATTTTGAGGTGGAACTGTATTGCGGTGCCTCGGGGGTTGATCACTGGACGCCTCAGAGATGGAAAGAAAAAGTATCGAAATCTCAG GTCATGGTGATGATACCAGATGTGTTGCTAAGTGCTTTAGGCAAAGCTTTCTTGAGCTTGGACATGGTTAGTCTTATGATATTTGATGAGTGCCATCGTGCAACTGGCAAACACCCTTATTCGAGAATAATGAAG GACTACTATCACCAATCTGACCACAAGCCAAAGGTGTTTGGTATGACGGCCTCGCCTGTTATAAGAAAAG GTGTCTCTTCTAATCTGGATTGTGAAGTTCAGTTCACTGAACTGGAAAAGCTTCTAAATGCTAAG ATCTACGCTGTGGCTGATAGAGCAGAGATAGAGCTTTGCGCTCCTTCTGCAAAAGAAGTGGACAGATACTATGACCCAAAAACTGTTTGTTTCAAGGATTTGAGTGAAGAGTTGGGATTTTTGCATTCCGAG TACGATGCATTAATAACTACATTGCAGAATAAGCCTAACTACCAGAATAAAGAATCCGATGAAATAGCTAAAGAATCACAGAGGCGTCTATCCAATTCTTCAGCCAAAATCCTGTATTGCATCGATGATATTGGTCTTCTTTGTGCTAGTGAG GTCACCAAAATCTACATTGAAAGGGGACAGAGAACAGGTTGGCTGAAGAAAGCTTCTGATGCCACAAATATTCAAAGTGTTGCAAATAGCTCGTTCCTGCTTGCAGAAATTTCAGCGCTTCATCTGAAGTTCTTTGAGGATATGTCACGTATAATTGACAAGCATCTCCAGCAAG GTAGCGATGTGCTTCTAAATTCTGAGAGTGGATGTGTGGAAGCAATTAAGACGGGTTATATTTCACCAAAGCTTTATGAACTCATCCAAATCTTCCGCTCTTTCAG TAACTGTGATCATGTCCGATGCCTCATTTTTGTGGATCGAAAGATCACTGCTAGAGCCATGGAACGGACAATGAAGAAAATTGGACACCTCTCACATTTTACATTTTCTTCTCTTACTGGAGGGAGTTCTTCAGTGGACGCTCTGACCCCTAAAATGCAGAAGGACACACTGGATTCATTTCGCTCCGGAAAG GTGAACTTACTATTTACTACGGATGTCGCGGAAGAGGGTATTGATGTCACAGACTGCTCGTGTGTAATAAGATTTGATTTGCCAAAGACTACCCGTAGTTATATGCAGTCACGTGGACGAGCACGGCAGAAGGACTCTCAGTACATACTAATGATTGAAAG GGAAAATGTTAAACAAAATAATTTGATATCTGCCATTTTGAGAAGCGAGAAGTCAATGATTGAGACTGCTTTGAACAGAGATTCCGAGGATCTACTCCCTGGTTTCTTCCCTGttgaagaaaaaaatgaatacCTTGTTGGCACAACCGGAGCAAAAGTAACTGCTGGTTCTAGCATTAGTGTTATCGTCCAATACTGTGACAAGCTTCTGGGGGACAA GTACGACACCACAAAACCTTTGTTTGAGTTCACCAACCATGGTGATGGTTTTGTGTGTACGTTAATGCTACCATCTAGTGACATGTTGCCACCTTTGGTGGGTCCAAAAGCAAGAAACAAGAAGAAAGCAAAACAGCTTGTTTGTCTTGATGCATGTAAGCAGCTGCATCAGCTAGGAGTACTTACTGACTCTCTTTGTCTATCTGTTGAAGAGCCACCACTGGAATCTGTGAACAAAACTGACGTTCTCACATCTTTGGCTGGTGTAG GTACAACCAAACGAAAAGAGCTACATGGTACAACTAGAGTATGTGGGTTGTCTGGTACCTGGGCATCAGAGAGAACTGCTGTTAAGCTTCAAGGCTACAGGATGAAATTTCTTTGTGACCAAGTTGGTCAGAAATACTCTAATTTTGTTCTGTTAATTGATAAAACTATAGCACATGAAGCTGCTAATTTGGACATTGATCTGTTTCTACATGACAAGATGGTGAAAGCTTCAGTATCTCCTTGTGGCCTTTTTGAGTTGGATGTTCAACAG CTGGAGCAAGCAAAGCTATTTCAAGCACTTCTGTTCAATGGTTTGTTCGGAAAGTTGTTCACTGGATCAAAATCATCCGGCGTTCCACGGGAGTTTATTCTCAGTAAAGATGACACGTTTATCTGGAATAATCCAAATATGTATTTGATTTTACCTATGGATCCTACTGTGGAGTCCCATGACATTTCATGCATCAACTGGAGAGTGATTGATGAAGCCGCTACAGCTGTTAAACTTTTGAGGAAGATttattctgaagaaaaaatgaaCATACTGGGAATTCTTGATTTCGACCAAAATGATGAAGATCTAATTCATTTGGCCAACACATCATGTGAGGCTCATTTCCTTAGAAATGTGGTAGTGCTGGCAGTTCACACAGGAAAGATATATACTGCTCTTCATGTTGCTGATTTATCTGCTAATAGCACATTTGATGGTGCAGCAGATGAGAAAGGAACAGAATTCCATACCTTTGCAGAATACTTTGAAAAGAA GTATGACATAGTTCTTCGTCATCCCTCACAGCCATTACTAGTGCTGAAACCAAGTCATAGGCCTCACAACATCCTTTCCTCGAAGCTCAGAGATGAAG GTAACGGTGAGAAGAAAAAGGGTGACACATCAGATATAACTAAGGCAAACAACCGTGTTCACATGCCCCCAGAGTTGCTGATTCCCCTTAATTTTTCTGATGACATTTTAAGAACATTTTATTTGTTCCCATCTTTGATGCATCGTATAGAGACATTAATGCTAGCCAGTCAACTAAAGAGTGAAATTTCATATGACGATTCTAATGTATCAAGCTTTCTG ATTCTAGAAGCTATCACAACTCTTCGATGCTCTGAAGACTTCTCAATGGAGCGTCTGGAATTATTGGGAGATTCTGTGTTGAAGTATGTCGTTAGTTGTCACCTTTTCCTAAAATTTCCTAACATGGATGAGGGCCAGTTAACATCCAGTAGGGTTGATATAATATCTAATGCTGCACTTTATGGGTTTGGAATTGAACACAAAATACAG GGTTATATACGTGATGCTGCATTTGATCCTCGTCGATGGCTTGCACCAGGACAGCTCTCCATTCATCCTGTTCCTTGTAATTGCCGAGTAAATTCTGAGGTTGTCACTGAGGATATTAATGTGAAAGTAGGCCAGCTGTGTGATAAGGGACACAGATGGATGTGTTCCAAAACAATTTCTGATTGCGTCGAAGCTATAATCGGTGCGTATTATGTAGAAGGTGGCTTAAGAGCAGCAATGGCTGTTCTCAAATGGTTGGGAATTAATGTTGAAGTTGAGGAAGAATTGATTGGTCAGTTCTTGAGTGCATCTGTGCAGACTTATCTTCCAAAAAATGATGTAATTGAAAAGGTTGAAGCAAAACTAGGCTATGTATTTTTGATGAAAGGTCTTCTGCTAGAAGCTCTTACCCACCCATCACTGCAGGAATCAGCAGAAGGATATTCCTACGAG CGTCTGGAGTTCCTTGGTGATGCTGTCTTGGATATTCTCTTAACACGACATCTTTTCTATAGTCATAAAGACACCGATGAGGGGGAGCTGACAGATTTACGGTCTGCATCAGTAAacaatgaaaattttgcacaactCGCAGTGAAGCATAAGTTATATCAGTTTCTCCAGCATTCTTCTGGGAAATTACCAGAAAATATTACTGAATATGTGGATAGTTTAGAGAACCCTTCCATGGACAAAGTCAACCTTTTATCAGATGCGGCATTAAGAGGGCCTAAG GTTCTGGGTGATGTTGTAGAAAGTATTGCGGGTGCAATTCTTATAGATAGAAAACTTGATTTGGAGGTAGTTTGGGGTATTTTCAAACCTCTTCTTTCCCCTATTGTTACACCTGAGAAGCTGGAGTTACCTCCCTTCAGAGAGCTTCTCGAATGGTGCAACAAAAGTGGGTACTTTCTAGGAATTAAGTGTACAGATGGAATTAAGCGTACAGATGGAGACAAAATAGAGGCTACTCTGGATGTGCAACTCAAGGAGACGCTCCTTGTCAGGCAAGGTTGTGGCAAGAGCAAAAAGGATGCTAAAGCACATGCAGCTTCCATGTTACTCAAGGACCTTGAG GTGGAAGGACTTATAGTACCAAAGAATGCAAGCAACACGCAACAGTTCCAGGATCATCGTAACATTTTTGATGCAATGGATATACAACTTTCAACACCAACCAGGGGAAAGAGATCAGCTGGATCAAAGATAGCCGCCAGTCTTGATAAACCAG TGGACTGGCCGGTGAGAATGAGCAAAGGAGGACCCCGTGCAGGACTGTATGAGTTCTGCAAAAAGTTGCAATGGCCAGCTCCTAATTTCGATTGTGCGAAGGTAGAACAAAG TGTGCCTACGCCTCAAGGTCAAGGGTTCACCTTCGCGTCAACCATAAAACTGCACATACCGAATAGTGATGTGATCAGCCTCACAGGGGATTGTTTTGCGGATAAGAAGAGCGCGATGGATTCCGCCGCACTGCTCATGCTCTATGAGCTTCAGCAGCGAGGGAGATTGCAAGTCCAGGAGATTCATGTTTCGTGA